A genomic region of Pyrus communis chromosome 14, drPyrComm1.1, whole genome shotgun sequence contains the following coding sequences:
- the LOC137714275 gene encoding glycine-rich protein 2-like, translated as MVARIVIVLVVLLEPIKGCRGNNDGRGGDNNNGGSCGCVCGDSGGSCVYGGGDGGTKDGSGSCGCGGSGGGYGCGGGSGGGYGCGGGGGCSGSGGDMIVILTGKLVELDGAGGKAGGVGAESESRDAVAVVEEELGRAGQDKRVVDSYCGVGGGGPHDVVGLLVPQHQAV; from the exons ATGGTGGCGAGGATAGTGATTGTGTTGGTGGTGTTGTTGGAGCCAATAAAGGGGTGCAGAGGTAACAATGATGGTAGGGGCGGCGACAACAACAATGGTGGCAGTTGTGGTTGTGTTTGTGGTGATAGTGGTGGCAGTTGTGtttatggtggtggtgatggtggcaccAAAGATGGTAGTGGcagttgtggttgtggtggtagtggtggcgggtatggttgtggtggtggtagtggtggcgggtatggttgtggtggtggtggtggttgtagTGGTAGTGGTGGTGACATGATTGtg ATATTGACCGGGAAACTTGTAGAGCTTGACGGAGCCGGAGGTAAGGCAGGTGGAGTTGGGGCTGAGAGCGAGAGCCGTGATGCCGTCGCGGTGGTGGAGGAGGAGCTTGGGAGGGCTGGACAGGATAAGAGAGTCGTGGATAGCTATTGTGGGGTCGGAGGAGGAGGCCCTCACGACGTGGTAGGCTTATTGGTCCCACAACACCAAGCAGTATGA
- the LOC137716293 gene encoding dof zinc finger protein DOF3.6-like gives MVFSSIPVYLDPPNWHQQPNHHPLGSATTGSENLHELPPLPPPPSLTHVGGAANIGGGGGPGSIRPSSMSDRARLAKIPQPETALKCPRCESTNTKFCYFNNYSLSQPRHFCKTCRRYWTRGGSLRSVPVGGGCRRNKKSKSNNSSNSSRSKSPVATGDHIQTGSNSITNNSSDHMIGNITHHFSNLPPSTHQSLPFLASSIQSLGRYGGAGNMGLNFNEIQQEETDHHHHHMGFQFHQIAGGNNMNNLSGGILGGGHNNQWRNLNLQHIPFLGGTGFESSTSTGLYPFQTSDQGVDHQASTHPMVGNNSRISTEQLPPPVKTEDNHGPSLMRPSLGTAISPEINNSQFWGGNLNAWTDLSGPNSSSTSHLL, from the exons ATGGTTTTCTCATCTATTCCAGTCTATTTAGATCCTCCCAATTGGCATCAG CAGCCAAATCATCATCCACTAGGAAGTGCTACTACTGGAAGTGAAAATCTACATGAGCTTCCACCACTGCCTCCACCACCGTCACTAACTCATGTTGGTGGTGCAGCTAatattggtggtggtggcggcccAGGCTCCATCAGACCTAGTTCGATGTCTGATCGAGCCCGTCTGGCAAAGATTCCACAACCAGAAACCGCGCTCAAGTGTCCGCGGTGTGAGTCCACCAACACCAAGTTTTGCTATTTCAACAACTACAGCCTCAGTCAGCCTCGCCACTTCTGCAAGACATGTAGGCGTTATTGGACCCGAGGAGGTTCCCTAAGGAGCGTTCCCGTGGGAGGAGGATGTCGTCGaaacaagaaaagcaaaagcaacAACAGCAGTAACAGCAGTCGATCCAAATCTCCAGTAGCCACTGGCGATCATATCCAAACAGGTTCCAACTCAATTACCAACAACTCATCAGATCATATGATTGGTAATATTACTCATCATTTTTCAAACCTACCACCGAGTACTCATCAATCACTACCATTTCTAGCATCATCCATACAAAGTCTAGGTCGTTATGGTGGTGCTGGGAACATGGGATTGAACTTCAATGAGATCCAGCAGGAAGAGACtgatcatcaccatcatcatatGGGGTTTCAATTTCATCAGATTGCAGGAGGCAATAATATGAACAATTTAAGTGGTGGAATATTAGGAGGGGGTCATAATAATCAGTGGCGTAATTTGAACTTGCAGCACATTCCATTCTTGGGCGGTACCGGGTTCGAATCATCAACATCAACAGGTTTATACCCATTTCAAACTAGTGATCAAGGAGTCGATCATCAAGCATCAACCCATCCAATGGTTGGGAATAATTCTAGGATTAGTACTGAGCAGTTGCCCCCTCCAGTGAAAACTGAAGATAATCATGGTCCTAGTTTGATGAGACCTTCTTTGGGTACTGCTATTTCACCTGAAATTAACAATAGCCAGTTCTGGGGTGGAAATTTGAATGCGTGGACAGATTTATCAGGACCCAACTCTTCTTCCACAAGCCATCTCTTGTAA